A genomic stretch from Hoplias malabaricus isolate fHopMal1 chromosome 4, fHopMal1.hap1, whole genome shotgun sequence includes:
- the rnf139 gene encoding E3 ubiquitin-protein ligase RNF139 has protein sequence MASSGARVALDVALRVPCIFIIDAILNSYSEPAADWTGTAARITGRVLGIVVCSVVLVLSQKSLFKFYTLFFAVLLGAVAALINYYATSHIDFYSAYYKAALGFRLVPRNGPTLWLGMAVVQLLFGTGYVVLLNVRSLCAALVVLDILLPLSGLVMELPLDVRQLVAVASGTVLALNTAVCLLLRLKWFYYSCRYVYLLVRHMYRIYGLQLLLEDTWKRIRFPDVLRVFWLTRMTAQAVVLVYMVKAARLESGGEQSYLTWDIFWDLCSNLIISGCDSTLTVLGMSAVISSIAHYLGLSILAFIGSTEEEDKRLGFVAPVLFFILALQTGLSGLDPEERLVRLSRNMCLLLTAVLHFIHGMTDPVLMSLSASHVPSARRHLPVLLVSLGLLVLPVLLSRLLWKHYALNTWLFAVTAFCVELCLKVLVSLTVYALFMIDGYYNVLWEKLDDYVYYVRSTGNVIEFVFGVVMFGNGAYTMMFESGSKIRACMMCLHAYFNIYLQAKNGWKTFINRRTAVKKINSLPEVKGSELHDVEDVCAICYQEFTASARITPCRHYFHALCLRKWLYIQDTCPMCHQKVYVEEDSRERAPFSNNNGYAPAGEERGAEFDGGGGAEAGPAGAAERPEPDNELLEDNDSIEYDEDEWGTQIGATPVEEDYINDDTDSNTD, from the exons ATGGCGTCCAGTGGTGCCCGGGTGGCTCTCGACGTGGCTCTGCGGGTCCCGTGTATCTTTATAATCGACGCCATCCTGAACTCGTACTCTGAACCCGCGGCGGACTGGACGGGCACCGCCGCCAGGATTACGGGCCGTGTCCTGG GTATTGTGGTGTGCAGTGTAGTGCTGGTGCTCTCCCAGAAGTCGCTGTTCAAGTTCTACACTCTGTTCTTTGCTGTGCTGCTGGGGGCCGTGGCGGCATTAATAAACTACTATGCCACGTCTCATATAGACTTCTATAGCGCCTACTACAAGGCGGCCCTAGGCTTCCGGTTGGTGCCGCGGAACGGGCCCACGCTGTGGCTGGGGATGGCCGTTGTGCAGCTGCTGTTTGGGACGGGTTACGTGGTGCTGCTGAATGTCCGTTCGCTTTGTGCTGCTCTCGTGGTGCTGGACATCCTGCTGCCTCTCTCTGGCCTCGTCATGGAGCTGCCTCTGGACGTGCGACAGCTCGTGGCCGTGGCCTCAGGCACGGTGCTGGCCCTCAACACAGCCGTGTGCCTGCTGCTGCGCCTCAAGTGGTTCTACTACTCCTGCCGCTACGTGTACCTGCTGGTGCGCCACATGTACCGCATCTACGGCCTGCAGCTGCTACTGGAGGACACCTGGAAGAGAATTCGCTTCCCCGACGTGCTGCGGGTCTTCTGGCTCACCCGGATGACAGCTCAGGCTGTGGTTCTGGTGTATATGGTAAAGGCAGCGAGGCTGGAGAGTGGCGGAGAGCAGTCCTATCTGACCTGGGACATTTTCTGGGACCTCTGCAGTAACTTAATCATCAGCGGCTGTGATTCTACACTGACCGTGTTGGGCATGAGTGCTGTCATCTCCTCCATCGCACATTATCTGGGTCTGAG CATCCTGGCCTTCATCGGCTCCACAGAAGAGGAGGACAAGCGCCTGGGCTTCGTGGCGCCTGTGCTGTTCTTCATCCTGGCCCTGCAGACGGGTCTGAGCGGCCTGGACCCGGAGGAGCGGCTGGTGCGTCTCAGCAGGAACATGTGCCTCCTCCTCACAGCCGTCCTGCACTTCATCCATGGCATGACGGACCCCGTGCTGATGTCTCTGAGCGCCTCTCACGTCCCCTCAGCCCGTCGCCACCTCCCCGTGCTGCTGGTGTCTCTGGGGCTGCTGGTCCTTCCAGTGCTGCTCAGCCGTTTGCTGTGGAAACACTACGCCCTCAACACATGGCTGTTTGCCGTCACTGCCTTCTGTGTGGAGCTGTGCCTGAAGGTGCTGGTCTCGCTGACTGTTTATGCCCTCTTCATGATCGATGGCTACTACAACGTGCTCTGGGAGAAGCTGGACGACTACGTCTACTATGTGCGCTCCACAGGCAACGTGATTGAGTTCGTCTTCGGCGTGGTCATGTTTGGGAACGGCGCCTACACCATGATGTTTGAGTCGGGAAGCAAGATCCGTGCCTGCATGATGTGCCTCCACGCCTACTTCAACATCTACCTTCAG GCCAAGAACGGTTGGAAGACCTTCATCAACCGCCGCACAGCCGTGAAGAAGATAAACTCCCTTCCGGAGGTGAAGGGCTCGGAGCTGCACGACGTGGAGGACGTGTGTGCCATTTGTTATCAGGAGTTCACGGCCTCTGCGCGTATCACACCATGCCGGCACTATTTCCATGCCCTCTGCCTCCGCAAATGGCTCTACATCCAGGACACCTGCCCCATGTGCCACCAGAAAGTTTACGTGGAGGAGGACAGCCGGGAGCGCGCTCCCTTCTCCAACAACAATGGGTACGCGCCAGCCGGGGAGGAGCGAGGGGCTGAGTTTGATGGAGGGGGCGGGGCAGAGGCAGGGCCTGCAGGGGCAGCAGAAAGGCCAGAGCCTGATAACGAGCTTCTGGAGGACAATGACAGTATAGAATACGATGAGGACGAGTGGGGCACCCAGATCGGGGCGACCCCTGTAGAGGAGGACTACATAAACGATGACACAGACTCGAACACAGACTGA